One region of Triticum aestivum cultivar Chinese Spring chromosome 6B, IWGSC CS RefSeq v2.1, whole genome shotgun sequence genomic DNA includes:
- the LOC123134551 gene encoding GDSL esterase/lipase APG-like, producing the protein MMGVRVATVKALMILVAVFIICASGGLVLSPTAAEEVPLVPAVYVFGDSTMDVGNNMYLGNFPLPYPPFPYGIDFTGPGPNGRFSNGYNMADSISKLLGFDMSPPPFLSLTPETSGEILKGLGGVNYASGGSGILDTTHNASLPLSKQVEYFADTKANMTEESGGNGTDIDALLSKSLFLISDGGNDMLVFYVNNPLGDAQPFYDDLVSNYTKYVKTLYGLGARRFGVIDVPPIGCVPVLRAKLLPWGENNCLLLANHLAGGFNEKLSGAMAELAASLPGMKYSVGSSYKLVLNFTGPPEAAGFNNVNSACCGGGNLGGQAICSSPNTTYCDNRDDHLFWDGLHCTQAASNKGAKAIYDAPLEEGFAAPINFKQLLLGDQPTSVSH; encoded by the exons ATGATGGGGGTGAGAGTGGCCACTGTCAAGGCTCTGATGATACTGGTTGCAGTGTTTATTATCTGCGCCAGCGGCGGCCTGGTTCTGTCGccgacggccgcggaggaggtgCCCCTGGTGCCGGCGGTGTACGTGTTCGGCGACTCTACCATGGACGTGGGCAACAACATGTACCTGGGGAACTTTCCGCTGCCGTATCCCCCGTTTCCCTACGGCATCGATTTCACGGGTCCCGGACCCAACGGAAGGTTCAGCAATGGATACAACATGGCCGACTCCATAT CGAAGCTGTTGGGTTTCGATATGAGCCCGCCGCCTTTCCTGTCATTGACGCCGGAGACAAGTGGTGAGATCCTGAAAGGCTTGGGCGGGGTCAACTACGCTTCCGGTGGATCCGGCATTCTCGACACCACC CATAATGCCTCCCTCCCGTTGAGCAAGCAGGTAGAGTACTTCGCGGACACCAAGGCAAACATGACAGAGGAAAGCGGCGGTAATGGCACCGACATCGATGCGCTGCTGTCCAAGTCGCTCTTCCTCATTAGCGACGGCGGCAACGATATGCTTGTGTTCTACGTGAATAATCCGCTGGGCGATGCTCAGCCCTTCTACGACGACCTTGTGTCCAACTACACCAAGTATGTCAAGACGTTGTATGGGCTCGGGGCGCGGCGTTTTGGTGTCATCGACGTGCCGCCCATCGGCTGCGTGCCGGTGCTGCGGGCGAAACTCTTACCATGGGGCGAGAACAACTGCTTATTGCTCGCAAACCACCTCGCTGGGGGCTTCAACGAGAAGTTGAGCGGCGCCATGGCGGAGCTCGCCGCGTCGCTGCCCGGGATGAAGTACTCTGTGGGGAGCTCCTACAAGCTGGTGCTAAACTTCACGGGGCCGCCGGAGGCCGCCGGGTTCAATAATGTGAACAGCGCGTGCTGCGGCGGCGGGAATCTCGGAGGGCAGGCCATCTGCAGCTCCCCCAATACCACCTACTGCGACAACCGCGACGACCATCTGTTCTGGGACGGGTTGCACTGCACCCAGGCAGCCTCCAACAAGGGCGCCAAAGCCATCTATGACGCGCCGCTGGAGGAAGGATTCGCCGCACCCATCAATTTCAAGCAGCTGCTTCTTGGTGATCAACCCACAAGCGTCAGCCATTAA